From the genome of Haloferax mediterranei ATCC 33500, one region includes:
- a CDS encoding carboxymuconolactone decarboxylase family protein, whose protein sequence is MTRLPLLELDDIPEEYHHLFSDDYLGDRHIFRAWAHNPEVLEATLEYLNTLYDQLGDRRKELVILTVAKARGARYEWHQHVDIARGKGVTIEEMQAIGGGDLSTFDDAEFVLLQYARAVESGTVTDQIHTALTRHYSPAEIVALGLLVDFYVGLCNYIAAVDLPFEGGEFVGWVPDEEAISELFE, encoded by the coding sequence ATGACACGACTTCCGCTACTCGAATTAGACGACATCCCAGAGGAGTATCACCACCTGTTCAGTGACGACTACCTCGGCGACCGCCACATCTTCCGTGCGTGGGCGCACAATCCGGAAGTTCTCGAAGCCACGCTGGAGTATCTGAACACGCTGTACGACCAACTCGGAGACAGGCGCAAAGAACTCGTTATCCTCACCGTTGCGAAAGCTCGTGGCGCTCGCTACGAGTGGCACCAGCACGTCGACATCGCTCGTGGCAAGGGTGTCACGATTGAGGAGATGCAAGCAATCGGTGGCGGCGATTTATCCACATTCGACGACGCTGAATTCGTCTTGCTCCAATACGCCCGTGCCGTCGAGTCAGGTACTGTGACTGATCAGATTCATACTGCGCTCACTCGACACTACTCACCGGCGGAGATCGTTGCACTCGGTCTTCTCGTGGACTTCTATGTCGGGCTGTGTAACTACATTGCCGCTGTCGACCTTCCGTTCGAGGGTGGTGAGTTCGTCGGGTGGGTCCCCGACGAGGAAGCCATCTCAGAACTCTTCGAGTAG
- a CDS encoding sulfite exporter TauE/SafE family protein, whose translation MIFSMVALSSGVSGALFFSPFFMLVVGLSPSQAIGAGLLTEVFGMGNGLLNYVRQRVVDYATAKWLLLGAVPAVVSGALAAHFVPTTLLTVVFGIGLLVLGGFLVYYDPPEECVPGECEGAFLEEKNSGRGETVIETTDGETFTYDTCWRPPGVGLATAGGFITGLISAGLPEVTTTQLIVRCRLPPRVAVATSVFVLAIAAIAGAAVHALAATPVWYVVAWSIPGVLIGGTIGTRVGKYVPSELMEPALGVVFAIVGVIVLGSELLA comes from the coding sequence ATCATCTTTTCGATGGTTGCACTTTCATCGGGTGTCTCGGGGGCGCTATTCTTTAGCCCGTTTTTCATGCTGGTCGTCGGCCTCTCACCCTCGCAAGCGATTGGGGCTGGACTGTTGACCGAAGTGTTCGGAATGGGGAACGGCCTATTAAATTACGTGCGCCAACGGGTTGTCGACTACGCCACTGCGAAGTGGCTACTCCTCGGTGCAGTGCCCGCGGTCGTGAGCGGGGCGCTCGCCGCTCACTTCGTTCCCACGACGCTGCTCACGGTCGTATTCGGAATCGGACTGCTCGTATTAGGTGGTTTCCTCGTGTATTACGACCCACCGGAAGAATGCGTTCCGGGCGAGTGCGAAGGCGCATTTCTCGAAGAAAAGAACTCCGGCCGTGGAGAAACTGTTATCGAGACGACCGACGGTGAGACGTTCACGTACGATACCTGCTGGCGACCACCCGGGGTCGGCCTCGCCACCGCCGGTGGGTTCATCACGGGCCTCATCAGTGCCGGACTCCCCGAAGTAACGACCACACAGTTAATCGTCCGATGTCGGCTACCGCCTCGGGTTGCAGTTGCGACGAGTGTATTTGTCCTTGCAATCGCCGCAATCGCTGGTGCGGCCGTCCACGCACTCGCTGCTACTCCGGTGTGGTATGTTGTCGCCTGGTCGATTCCTGGTGTCCTTATTGGTGGCACCATCGGTACACGGGTCGGGAAGTACGTTCCGAGTGAGCTTATGGAACCGGCGCTCGGGGTGGTTTTCGCGATTGTCGGCGTAATCGTGCTCGGAAGCGAACTTCTCGCGTAG
- a CDS encoding SDR family oxidoreductase has product MSSEAFDLTEPELTADDLLVLDDPHFGPETTAVVTGAASGIGQATAVALAANGISVIGADIDEEGLEETIDIAADVDASGTVHPVTTDLTDDADVETMVEAAAEHGELRYVANIAGMQHIASIPEFPMEKYDLLLDVMLRAPFLTAKHAMPHIRETDDGAGAIGNMSSVHGHYATQDKPAYITAKHGLEGLTRAIAAEGEGTLRGFSVSVGYVLTPLMVNQIEDTAEERGISKREVVEDVMLGQARTKEMMTPAEVANLFVFGFSSHGKHLNGGDLLWDGGYTTTYE; this is encoded by the coding sequence ATGTCTTCCGAAGCGTTCGATCTCACCGAGCCAGAACTAACCGCCGACGACCTGCTTGTTCTCGACGACCCACACTTCGGTCCCGAAACCACGGCCGTCGTGACGGGGGCTGCATCGGGTATTGGTCAGGCGACTGCGGTTGCCTTGGCCGCGAATGGAATCTCGGTTATCGGTGCCGACATCGACGAGGAGGGTCTCGAAGAGACAATCGACATCGCTGCTGACGTCGACGCGTCAGGCACGGTCCATCCAGTGACCACCGACCTCACTGACGACGCTGACGTCGAGACGATGGTCGAGGCTGCGGCCGAGCACGGAGAGCTCAGATACGTCGCAAACATCGCCGGAATGCAACACATCGCGTCGATTCCGGAGTTCCCAATGGAGAAGTACGACCTCCTTCTGGACGTTATGTTGCGCGCACCGTTTCTAACAGCGAAGCACGCGATGCCGCACATCCGTGAGACGGACGACGGTGCCGGTGCCATCGGCAACATGTCTTCGGTGCACGGTCACTACGCGACCCAAGACAAGCCCGCGTACATCACTGCGAAGCACGGTCTCGAGGGACTCACCCGAGCCATCGCTGCCGAGGGCGAGGGGACGCTTCGAGGCTTTTCAGTCAGCGTCGGGTACGTCCTCACCCCGTTGATGGTAAATCAAATCGAAGACACGGCCGAGGAGCGAGGTATCTCCAAACGGGAGGTCGTCGAGGACGTAATGCTCGGACAGGCCCGCACCAAGGAGATGATGACACCCGCCGAGGTTGCAAACCTCTTCGTGTTCGGGTTCTCCAGCCACGGCAAGCATCTCAACGGCGGCGACTTGCTCTGGGATGGGGGGTACACGACGACCTATGAGTAA
- a CDS encoding patatin-like phospholipase family protein produces MSETDSTKVAIACQGGGSHTAFTAGVLQELLREWNDEYELVGISGTSGGAFNALAVWYGLVTADAEHSIELLDALWGDLAADTIPDRITNDWVVGWHHMESNGYPFPQFSPYQLPGSQLGKNRIKRVLNRHIDFDSVPDLCGRETPELVVGTVNINAGEFETFTNEDVTPEAVLASAAVPNLFEAVEINGHYHWDGLFSQNPPISDLVVADVERKPEELWVIQINPQTRAEEPTSLEEIADRRNELSGNISLNQELRAVERVNEWIDEGHLSKSDFKKIETHRIQMGREYHCSTKVDRSPAFLQELMDLGEQRASEFQASK; encoded by the coding sequence ATGAGTGAGACCGATTCCACGAAAGTCGCGATTGCCTGTCAAGGCGGCGGCAGTCACACGGCATTCACCGCAGGCGTACTGCAGGAGTTACTCCGCGAATGGAACGACGAGTACGAGCTAGTCGGCATCAGCGGAACGTCCGGCGGTGCGTTCAACGCACTCGCAGTGTGGTACGGCCTCGTCACGGCCGACGCGGAACATTCCATCGAACTTCTCGACGCACTCTGGGGGGACCTCGCCGCGGACACCATTCCAGATAGGATCACCAACGACTGGGTTGTCGGATGGCACCACATGGAGAGCAACGGCTACCCGTTCCCACAATTTAGCCCCTACCAGCTACCGGGGTCACAGCTCGGTAAAAATCGTATCAAGCGCGTCCTCAACCGTCACATCGACTTCGATTCGGTGCCCGATCTCTGTGGCCGTGAGACTCCCGAACTCGTGGTGGGGACGGTCAACATCAACGCTGGCGAGTTCGAGACGTTCACGAACGAGGACGTAACTCCCGAGGCGGTACTTGCCAGCGCAGCCGTCCCGAACCTCTTCGAAGCCGTCGAAATAAACGGCCACTACCACTGGGACGGGCTATTCAGCCAAAATCCACCTATCAGTGACCTTGTGGTCGCCGATGTGGAGCGCAAACCCGAAGAGCTGTGGGTGATTCAAATCAATCCCCAGACGCGGGCAGAAGAACCAACCTCGCTCGAGGAAATCGCCGACCGACGGAACGAATTATCAGGGAACATCTCGCTGAACCAAGAGCTTCGGGCCGTCGAGCGCGTCAACGAATGGATCGACGAAGGGCATCTCTCCAAAAGCGACTTCAAAAAGATCGAAACCCACCGGATCCAGATGGGACGCGAATACCATTGCTCTACGAAGGTCGACAGAAGTCCGGCGTTCTTACAGGAGCTAATGGACCTGGGTGAACAACGGGCATCGGAATTTCAGGCGAGTAAATAG
- a CDS encoding dihydrolipoyl dehydrogenase family protein, with amino-acid sequence MADFDVIVIGGGTGNNVAAAAANAGLDTALVEPGPLGGTCLNRGCNPSKMLIQAANAANHVQDAERFHVDATFNGIDHTAVVNEMDDLLGGISEDMEARYREIEQLTLFKEYTEFVDERTIKLGGENVTAKKIVVATGSRPVVPPIDGLDDIDYLTSQDALYLRQPPESLVILGGGYIAVELGYFFQSVGTEVTIVEMMDSLVPREDDDIAAAFTEIASERHDVYTGHRVTAVEERSGRYAVHAETEAGSELTVEGSEVLVALGRRPNSDNLGIDAAGIETDDRGFVQTNEYLETSAENVWAQGDVAGNALFKHAGDYETRHTVANVVHDERRVIDFSAMPHTIFTNPQIAGVGATGEDLEEERTEYVVGRASFADSAMGRAKKLEEGFMKVLAAPDGEILGTHAIGYEASALLHEAVVAMRHDLSIDDVAGTIHAHPTLSKVVEAAFRDVPN; translated from the coding sequence ATGGCTGATTTTGATGTGATTGTCATCGGTGGTGGAACGGGTAACAACGTCGCCGCGGCGGCTGCTAACGCGGGTCTCGACACTGCTCTGGTAGAACCGGGACCGTTAGGTGGAACGTGTCTGAACCGGGGGTGCAATCCCTCGAAGATGTTGATTCAGGCAGCAAATGCAGCGAATCACGTTCAAGATGCCGAGCGGTTCCACGTGGACGCAACCTTCAACGGAATCGACCACACCGCTGTCGTCAACGAGATGGACGACCTGCTCGGTGGAATCAGCGAGGACATGGAAGCACGGTACCGAGAAATCGAGCAGCTGACACTATTTAAGGAATACACTGAGTTCGTTGACGAGCGGACAATCAAACTCGGGGGCGAAAACGTCACCGCCAAAAAGATAGTCGTCGCGACCGGAAGTCGGCCGGTTGTCCCCCCAATCGACGGTCTCGACGACATCGACTATCTCACGAGCCAGGATGCCCTCTACCTTCGACAACCACCCGAAAGCCTCGTTATTCTCGGTGGGGGCTACATCGCGGTCGAATTAGGCTATTTCTTCCAGTCGGTTGGAACCGAAGTCACAATCGTCGAGATGATGGATTCGCTGGTCCCTCGGGAAGACGACGACATTGCCGCAGCGTTCACAGAAATCGCGTCCGAGCGCCACGATGTCTACACCGGTCACCGTGTGACTGCTGTCGAGGAGCGCAGTGGCCGTTATGCGGTCCACGCCGAAACCGAGGCAGGTTCGGAACTGACCGTCGAAGGAAGCGAGGTACTCGTTGCACTCGGACGTCGACCCAACAGCGACAACTTGGGCATCGACGCGGCGGGTATCGAGACCGACGACCGGGGATTCGTCCAGACGAACGAGTATCTAGAGACGAGCGCCGAAAACGTGTGGGCACAGGGTGACGTCGCTGGCAACGCCTTGTTCAAACACGCCGGTGACTACGAGACTCGCCACACGGTAGCGAACGTCGTCCACGACGAGCGCAGGGTCATTGACTTCTCGGCGATGCCCCACACGATCTTCACCAACCCGCAGATCGCGGGCGTCGGCGCGACAGGGGAGGACCTCGAGGAAGAAAGAACGGAGTACGTCGTCGGTCGGGCATCATTCGCCGACTCGGCGATGGGACGGGCGAAAAAGCTAGAGGAGGGTTTCATGAAGGTCCTTGCCGCTCCCGATGGGGAGATACTGGGAACTCATGCCATTGGATACGAAGCGTCGGCGCTGCTTCACGAGGCCGTTGTCGCGATGCGACACGACCTTTCTATTGACGACGTTGCTGGCACCATCCATGCGCACCCGACGTTGAGTAAGGTGGTCGAGGCTGCGTTCCGGGACGTGCCGAACTAA
- a CDS encoding MarR family transcriptional regulator: MSEGERSQYAGTTEEIQYDPSSSRYDLFECPDCGSVVLALGRDDSPISCHGEPMQRVTDCTMSVKPPDIRQVLLQAFGLPKAGLDICLCVIGEGPLSASEVAETLGYDRSTMTRYLNKLVELGLLRRSELNREGGGVVNVYHSVDLERMRHKTLLGFYIWAGEAASLIEEANLAKQDYLEENPDRKLPDVFWESFPKNQQ, encoded by the coding sequence ATGTCTGAGGGAGAACGCAGTCAATACGCGGGGACCACTGAGGAAATTCAGTACGACCCCTCGTCCAGTCGGTACGACCTCTTCGAGTGTCCCGACTGCGGGAGCGTCGTTCTCGCTCTCGGGCGCGACGATTCGCCGATATCCTGTCACGGTGAACCGATGCAGCGGGTAACCGACTGTACGATGAGTGTCAAGCCACCGGATATCCGACAGGTGCTTCTCCAAGCCTTCGGGCTTCCGAAAGCCGGTCTGGACATCTGTCTGTGTGTCATCGGTGAGGGACCACTCTCGGCAAGCGAGGTTGCAGAAACGCTCGGATACGACCGAAGCACGATGACGCGTTACCTGAACAAACTGGTCGAACTCGGCCTGCTTCGTCGGTCAGAACTGAACCGGGAGGGAGGTGGTGTCGTCAACGTGTATCACTCGGTCGACCTTGAGCGGATGCGTCACAAGACGTTACTCGGGTTCTACATCTGGGCTGGGGAGGCGGCGTCACTCATCGAGGAGGCGAATCTGGCCAAACAGGATTATCTCGAAGAAAACCCTGACCGAAAACTGCCGGACGTGTTCTGGGAGTCGTTTCCGAAAAACCAACAGTAG
- a CDS encoding helix-turn-helix domain-containing protein: MSYSRTANRSSSPRQSNGAYDNPRGCTLTELAEAFGINKSAASGIPHRAEVG; encoded by the coding sequence ATGAGCTACTCACGGACCGCCAACAGGAGTTCATCACCGAGGCAGTCAAACGGGGCCTATGATAACCCCCGAGGCTGTACGCTTACCGAACTCGCAGAGGCGTTCGGTATCAACAAATCAGCCGCGAGCGGGATTCCACACCGCGCAGAAGTCGGCTAA
- a CDS encoding carbohydrate binding domain-containing protein codes for MTRKSGAANSAPGIGRRTVLKGVGATAGAFTVGVPALTGQVAATTPTELCEKELLADQTVDVGSVKVFKNGDVKYTTTSGWVITQIHLHVDENGDPIPITGGGNPKVGQFEHQESFSPPVKSVTVPSGETRYTGKCGKPIAAHAVVLPVDGLELVTNGGFESPAVTTDQEWDIFDSGTDGLGWAVEWFDGSTTFEGQTRPTTPHLELHGGVNDWDPADGNQHAELDTDWDGPGGSLNNEPASVKIFQELDTSGSPYCQIKYSWSPRPGHDDNRLQVKWDGTVVNTHSADGSENENTVWTDEVLVVASPSDLTKLEFIETGGSDSLGMFLDAVSVQCISGDGEETAWGKGTPFDGGSWAMHFECDC; via the coding sequence ATGACTCGCAAGAGCGGAGCGGCTAACAGTGCGCCTGGAATCGGCCGTCGAACTGTCCTCAAAGGTGTCGGAGCTACGGCAGGAGCGTTCACCGTTGGAGTGCCTGCACTCACAGGACAAGTGGCAGCGACTACGCCCACGGAACTCTGTGAAAAGGAGTTGCTTGCGGATCAGACGGTGGATGTAGGGAGTGTCAAGGTATTCAAGAACGGAGACGTCAAGTATACAACAACATCCGGCTGGGTCATCACCCAGATTCACCTCCATGTGGACGAGAATGGTGACCCGATTCCGATCACGGGTGGCGGAAATCCCAAAGTCGGCCAGTTCGAGCATCAGGAGTCGTTCAGTCCGCCAGTGAAATCTGTCACGGTTCCAAGCGGAGAAACGAGATACACTGGAAAGTGTGGGAAGCCAATCGCAGCTCACGCGGTCGTCTTACCCGTCGACGGCTTGGAACTCGTCACGAACGGTGGATTCGAGTCCCCCGCCGTTACCACAGACCAAGAGTGGGATATCTTCGACTCCGGAACCGACGGATTAGGATGGGCTGTTGAATGGTTTGACGGCAGTACGACGTTCGAGGGCCAGACGAGGCCAACTACACCTCACCTCGAACTCCATGGCGGCGTGAATGACTGGGACCCCGCTGATGGTAACCAACACGCCGAACTCGACACAGACTGGGACGGACCCGGTGGAAGTCTGAACAATGAACCGGCGTCGGTCAAAATCTTCCAAGAGTTGGATACATCAGGTTCCCCGTACTGCCAAATCAAATACTCGTGGTCGCCTCGACCAGGTCACGATGACAACAGACTTCAGGTTAAGTGGGATGGAACAGTAGTTAACACTCACTCGGCAGACGGGAGTGAAAACGAAAACACAGTTTGGACTGACGAAGTGCTGGTCGTAGCGTCTCCGAGTGACCTCACGAAACTCGAATTCATCGAGACTGGAGGTTCCGACTCGCTTGGGATGTTCCTCGACGCTGTCAGTGTGCAGTGTATCAGTGGCGACGGTGAGGAGACAGCGTGGGGGAAAGGAACACCCTTCGATGGCGGAAGCTGGGCGATGCACTTCGAGTGCGACTGCTAA
- a CDS encoding MOSC domain-containing protein produces MTVAHIRSIQVGTPETYGTEGATDPMDRPWETAFYKQPVDGELFLGETNLDGDRQANLRHHGGPEKAVCVYPGEHYPYWEEKLEVDLGPAAFGENFTIEGFTEREACIGDIYEVGEATVQITQPRSPCWKLARRWRVKDLAVQVEQTGYTGWYLRVLETGTVAPGESIRLVDRPNPDWSVARATKVRYRMSDDRELAGELADVEELGKSWTKRLERRAETGAHPDSNPRVIGPNESIGADDEGQ; encoded by the coding sequence ATGACTGTCGCACACATCCGCTCGATTCAGGTCGGGACGCCCGAGACGTACGGTACCGAGGGTGCTACCGACCCGATGGACAGGCCTTGGGAGACAGCCTTCTACAAGCAACCGGTCGACGGCGAGTTATTCCTCGGCGAGACGAATCTCGACGGCGACCGACAGGCGAACCTCCGACACCACGGCGGCCCGGAGAAGGCAGTCTGTGTGTATCCCGGCGAGCACTATCCGTACTGGGAAGAAAAACTGGAAGTCGACCTCGGGCCCGCAGCGTTCGGTGAAAACTTCACTATAGAGGGGTTCACCGAGCGTGAGGCGTGCATCGGTGATATTTACGAGGTCGGTGAGGCAACCGTCCAAATCACCCAACCCCGGTCCCCGTGTTGGAAACTGGCTCGTCGGTGGCGGGTCAAAGACCTCGCCGTTCAGGTCGAGCAGACTGGCTACACCGGCTGGTATCTCCGCGTTCTAGAGACTGGGACGGTCGCACCCGGTGAGTCGATTCGTCTGGTCGACCGCCCCAACCCGGACTGGTCGGTTGCCCGAGCAACGAAGGTTCGCTACCGGATGTCCGACGACCGCGAATTGGCCGGCGAATTGGCCGACGTCGAGGAACTGGGGAAGAGTTGGACGAAGCGACTCGAACGACGGGCCGAAACCGGGGCGCATCCGGATTCGAATCCGAGAGTTATCGGACCGAACGAATCAATCGGCGCTGACGACGAAGGTCAATAG